The sequence CATCAAAAAACACTAACTCAGCACCTCTCAGGGTATAATTAGACACTCAGCTGTGTTCAGTGTAACCGCAAAGTTGTTATTGTGGTCATTTTGGTGAGCAGCACAACAAACCCGATCATCTGTGGTGGCAGGTTTTGAGGACAAAGGGTGACCAGGCaaaaagcagcagcaacaactaCCTGAGCGGGATGGAAATGGAATCCCTTTTGTAAATCTATCCATGTAAAGCTATTTTACTTTCGCTCTGCAGCATCTGTCACATTTCTGTTGAAATGGTGATACACTAaggatatatgtgtgtgtgttttccataGCGACCACAAGAGGAGAAGTATCCTGTGGGTCCCTGGCTGCTTGCCCTCTTTGTATTTGTTGTGTGTGGATCAGGTATGCACTTTTGTTTCTTACAAAAGAAAGGGTCTGTTTGTGCAATGAAGTAAATTAGTATAGCTAATATAGTTGTGGATTCAACAAGTTCTCACTCCGAACGATTGGTTAGGACCCCTTGGCTTCACTTTTTAATACACATTTAAATCCGTTAGTGTCACTTTTCAACGTGCAGGGTCGTCCAATAGACTTCTACACATGGCTATCGTTGTGACTACTTGATTAGTGTTAGGAAAAAAATATTGGTGTGTGTTCAAATAAGTATGTTTGTTTAGTAACTCAAGCTACGTATGGGACACAAGTATTCACATTACTTAAATTAacttttgtaaatgaaaaagataaAAATTGACTTTTGGCAGCCCCCTGGTTTAGAGTCCTGTGTATTGTTAATTCCAACCACCCTGACTTCCTTCCCTAATCCTGTCATAATAACAGTGGCAGCATTGAGGGGTTCAGGGAGTGTCAGAGTTAAACGCCTAGGCCCAAGAGTTGGGAGTGAGAAAATCGCTGGTTAGTTATGTAAACATCAATAAGCTATGTTCATATGCTGGTGGATTCAAATCATAATGTAGCAAACTACAGTAGTGTCAATAACATTACATTGAGCAATAACTATACCAGCACCCTGAAACTGAATTGAGTTCAGCTATGTTTTCCTTTACTGATGTTGCTGTGAAAAATATCCATAGAATTGCGGGGTTTTGACAGCGCTGACTGTATTTTGGTTGTCTCTCAGCCATATTTCAGATCATCCAGAGCATCCGTATGGGGATGTGACGCAGAAGAAGCATCCGTATCCTCGCCCCCACACCCTCACTGAGCCTGGCTagcctgcacccccccccccatccagaGACCACGCAGACTGACGCTACAGCCCTCAGAGAGAAGCCTCCCCATCCCCCCCCCGATAAGTGTTTACAGTGTTGCAGTCTGTGGTACTGACAGCTTTTCTATGGACAGTCTCAAACCACGCCGGCTGGAGAACATGTATGTCTCATTACTCACTTggcacttgtgtgtgtgtatgaagtTTTGACTGTTGACGTGAGAGTGTGTGCAGCCATTGAATCCTGCTGATATGTGCCATATCTGTCCGTTCAAGTATATGTCTGTGCAGTgtgaaaataatattttttcaaataaatgCCAAGAACAAGTTGTACTTCTTTCACCCAAGTCCCTGTGTTTATCAGTGCACACACACCATTTTGCTTGGATTGTATTAATGGTATTTACACCCTGTAGAATAACTAATCAAATAAAGTAGCCAACTTACTAAAAGTTACATTCATTGTATGTCTGCAAAGTTTTAAACGCACCAACCTTTATGACATTTTTATCTAAGCCTTGTACTTGTCCATACAATATGCATGACTAAGCAGCAGCCCCAGGATATATTGTGTCGTGAAGGACCCCCAGACACTCCATTAGAGGTCCGGACTAAGCCAAGAATGGCCTTAAATCATAGTTAAAGATGAGTTATAGACATCTTAGAATTCGTTCATTCATTATTATCAATATAAGATGACCCAGCATCCTATCCTTTTTCAAAAGTGGCCTATGGATAAGGAAATAGTGTCCTTGGTTTAGCTTGTTGTTTAACTTTAATAGCAGTTGTGTCTCTTGAGAGTATTTCCTTTT is a genomic window of Pseudochaenichthys georgianus chromosome 21, fPseGeo1.2, whole genome shotgun sequence containing:
- the serp2 gene encoding stress-associated endoplasmic reticulum protein 2, with the protein product MVAKQRIRMANEKHSKNITQRGNVAKTLRPQEEKYPVGPWLLALFVFVVCGSAIFQIIQSIRMGM